In a genomic window of Aphanothece sacrum FPU1:
- a CDS encoding amino acid ABC transporter ATP-binding protein, which yields MTQSLSEYSNALPSDTLMITAENVEKWYDNDFHVLRGVSLQVTLGEVVVIMGPSGSGKSTFIRTFNALEPYQKGNIIIDGIKLSHDLKNIETIRREVGMVFQQFNLFPHLSVLNNVTLAPIWVRHWKKEKAEAIAMQLLEKVGILEQAHKYPAQLSGGQQQRVAIARALAMQPKIMLFDEPTSALDPEMIKEVLDTMKSLAESGMTMVCVTHEVGFAREVADRVVFMDGGKIIEIAHPDQFFNNPKEERSQRFLSQIL from the coding sequence ATGACTCAATCTTTAAGCGAATATTCTAATGCCTTGCCTTCAGATACCCTGATGATCACGGCTGAAAATGTAGAAAAATGGTATGACAATGATTTTCATGTCTTGCGGGGTGTTAGTTTACAGGTAACACTAGGGGAAGTTGTGGTTATTATGGGGCCATCAGGTTCAGGAAAATCTACCTTTATTCGTACATTTAACGCCTTAGAACCCTATCAAAAAGGCAATATTATCATTGATGGAATTAAATTATCTCATGACTTAAAAAATATTGAGACAATCCGTCGAGAAGTGGGCATGGTCTTTCAACAATTTAACCTATTTCCTCATTTAAGCGTGCTTAATAACGTAACTTTAGCTCCTATTTGGGTCAGACATTGGAAAAAAGAAAAAGCTGAAGCGATCGCCATGCAATTATTAGAAAAAGTTGGTATTCTCGAACAAGCACACAAATATCCAGCCCAGTTATCAGGAGGACAACAGCAACGGGTGGCGATCGCCCGTGCGTTAGCGATGCAGCCAAAAATCATGCTGTTTGACGAACCGACATCTGCCCTAGATCCAGAAATGATTAAAGAAGTATTAGATACAATGAAAAGTTTAGCCGAGTCGGGAATGACAATGGTATGTGTCACCCATGAAGTAGGATTTGCTCGTGAAGTGGCTGATCGGGTAGTCTTTATGGATGGGGGAAAAATTATAGAAATTGCACATCCCGATCAATTTTTTAATAATCCTAAAGAAGAACGTTCACAAAGGTTTTTGTCTCAGATATTGTAA